A stretch of the Caldalkalibacillus salinus genome encodes the following:
- the acpS gene encoding holo-ACP synthase produces MIIGTGIDMIEINRIEYAVLNNKRFIERVLTSSEQEVYKQYPSSKRQVEFLAGRFAAKEACAKAFGTGIGKRMGFQDISVLADRNGKPQLTVSAHILRSLNVEDGDSVRCHVSISHSKELAIAQVIIEG; encoded by the coding sequence ATGATTATCGGAACAGGCATTGATATGATAGAAATAAACAGAATTGAGTACGCCGTGTTAAATAATAAACGGTTTATCGAGCGTGTTTTAACATCGTCTGAACAGGAAGTGTACAAGCAGTATCCATCTTCTAAGCGGCAAGTTGAGTTTTTGGCAGGTCGTTTTGCTGCCAAAGAAGCGTGTGCCAAAGCATTCGGCACAGGAATTGGGAAACGAATGGGCTTTCAAGATATATCGGTCTTAGCTGATCGTAATGGTAAGCCACAGCTAACGGTATCAGCACACATTTTGCGTTCGTTAAACGTTGAGGATGGTGATTCAGTACGGTGCCACGTCTCCATTTCCCATAGTAAAGAGCTAGCCATAGCCCAAGTGATAATAGAAGGATAA
- a CDS encoding LolA family protein, with the protein MKKGFLLLSSVLILALLLSACGGKGEEDVVGDLSDLLNNMESYKAEAELALQTGEEPQEYLVEVWHQEPHYYRIGLTNKAREMTQIILRNDDGVFVLTPHLNKSFRFQSGWPENQGQVYLFESLVKDIVSDSNRKFSTEGGDYVFEVAANYQNRTLAHQRITLSKDLKPVKVEVMDADFNELVVVDFTNVEFDYAFENDAFDMERNMQGALLDSLPAMAEGQEAAQGSFGTYYPTYEPGQVDLVEEQEVTTEDGDPRVVLRYAGDYHFNVIQERPQAKKVHMPNGDPVDLGFGIGVMTDNSLQWTYEGVDFTLSSSDMPQEEMVRVAQSFVGQSSK; encoded by the coding sequence ATGAAAAAGGGGTTCCTTCTATTGTCCTCAGTCTTAATACTCGCCCTTCTCTTGTCCGCTTGTGGTGGAAAAGGTGAAGAAGATGTTGTCGGAGATCTTTCAGATCTGCTGAACAACATGGAAAGTTATAAGGCTGAAGCAGAACTTGCCCTCCAGACGGGGGAAGAACCTCAGGAGTATCTTGTAGAGGTATGGCACCAAGAGCCACATTATTACCGCATTGGTCTCACAAACAAAGCCAGAGAGATGACCCAGATCATTTTGCGGAATGATGACGGTGTATTCGTTTTAACACCTCATCTGAATAAGAGTTTCCGCTTCCAAAGTGGATGGCCTGAAAACCAGGGGCAGGTTTACTTATTCGAGTCGTTGGTGAAGGACATCGTTTCGGATTCAAACCGTAAGTTCTCAACTGAAGGTGGAGATTACGTGTTTGAAGTGGCGGCGAATTACCAGAACCGCACGCTTGCCCATCAAAGAATTACGTTAAGCAAAGATTTAAAGCCTGTAAAAGTAGAAGTGATGGACGCAGATTTTAATGAATTAGTCGTAGTAGACTTTACGAATGTTGAGTTTGATTACGCCTTTGAAAACGATGCGTTTGATATGGAGCGTAACATGCAAGGGGCACTACTCGACTCTCTACCAGCAATGGCCGAGGGTCAAGAAGCCGCTCAAGGCAGCTTTGGCACATACTATCCCACTTACGAACCCGGTCAAGTTGATCTCGTGGAGGAACAAGAGGTGACCACCGAAGATGGTGACCCACGCGTCGTGTTGCGTTACGCGGGGGATTATCATTTTAATGTCATCCAGGAACGACCACAAGCCAAGAAAGTTCATATGCCCAATGGAGATCCAGTCGATCTCGGGTTTGGGATTGGTGTTATGACTGATAACAGTTTACAATGGACATATGAAGGTGTGGACTTTACGCTTAGCAGTAGCGATATGCCTCAAGAAGAGATGGTGAGAGTGGCTCAATCGTTTGTGGGTCAGTCTAGCAAATAA
- a CDS encoding CopG family ribbon-helix-helix protein, producing MRISVFMVIVGGAWIVSNTNTKRIMISIPQHLLQEVDGVVEKENSNRSELIRQAMKLYLRERKKRYIRESMKKGYMEMASINLNMASEAFLAEEEAEHTVDRLVSGV from the coding sequence ATGAGAATATCGGTGTTTATGGTGATTGTTGGAGGTGCGTGGATTGTGTCCAATACGAACACAAAGAGAATCATGATCAGTATCCCGCAACATCTGTTGCAAGAGGTGGACGGCGTAGTGGAAAAAGAAAACTCAAATCGCAGCGAGCTCATTCGTCAAGCCATGAAGCTTTACTTGAGAGAACGCAAAAAGAGATATATCCGTGAAAGCATGAAAAAAGGCTACATGGAAATGGCCAGCATTAATCTAAACATGGCTTCTGAAGCATTCCTAGCTGAAGAAGAGGCTGAACACACCGTAGACCGCTTAGTTAGCGGGGTGTAA
- the alr gene encoding alanine racemase — MIRQTWAEIDLQAIKKNIRAFRTHLPAEKEIMAVVKANGYGHGAVRVAQSALQAGASWLAVALLEEALELRDAGVQAPMLVLGYTPPEYASLAQEKRISLTAVDVEHLVELSTQVEPQLPALGFHFKVDTGMSRFGINTHGEIEQAVHLYQTRLRSSSHLLWEGLYTHLATADEEDTTYTQAQVLRFKRIQVFLKQQKVPIKYYHAANSAGTVREFDDLETNMVRVGISMYGLYPSEHMKTVFPFTLTPSFSLHTRLSQVKQLAPSTGVSYGKTYMTEKPEWVGVIPIGYADGYSRNLSNQAQVLIRGQKHPIIGRICMDSSVVRLHTRLPRSEIVTLIGRQQDQAITADDLAHILGTINYEIPCMIGERVPRVYK; from the coding sequence ATGATTAGACAAACATGGGCAGAAATAGATCTACAAGCAATCAAAAAAAATATTCGCGCCTTTCGAACACACCTCCCGGCAGAAAAGGAAATCATGGCCGTCGTCAAAGCTAACGGTTATGGACACGGTGCAGTCCGTGTGGCTCAAAGTGCACTTCAAGCTGGGGCTAGCTGGCTCGCAGTAGCCTTACTTGAAGAAGCACTAGAATTACGTGACGCAGGTGTACAAGCGCCTATGCTTGTGCTCGGTTATACACCTCCTGAGTATGCGTCTCTCGCACAGGAGAAGAGGATATCACTTACCGCAGTGGACGTTGAGCACCTTGTTGAGCTTAGCACCCAAGTTGAACCACAATTACCCGCATTAGGATTCCACTTTAAGGTTGATACAGGCATGAGTCGGTTTGGAATCAACACCCATGGTGAGATTGAACAAGCTGTTCATTTATACCAAACACGTTTACGGTCTTCATCTCACTTGCTATGGGAAGGTTTATACACACACCTAGCCACTGCCGACGAGGAGGATACCACCTATACACAAGCACAGGTCTTAAGATTTAAACGTATACAGGTCTTCTTAAAGCAACAAAAAGTCCCTATCAAATACTATCACGCCGCAAACAGTGCGGGGACAGTAAGAGAATTTGATGATTTAGAGACTAATATGGTTCGGGTAGGCATAAGTATGTATGGACTTTATCCTTCCGAACATATGAAAACCGTGTTTCCTTTTACACTAACCCCTTCCTTCTCTCTACACACGAGGTTGAGTCAGGTGAAACAGTTAGCACCATCAACGGGTGTCAGTTATGGAAAAACTTACATGACTGAGAAACCAGAGTGGGTTGGCGTGATCCCGATAGGATACGCAGATGGCTATAGTCGCAATCTGTCTAATCAGGCGCAGGTTCTCATTAGAGGACAAAAACATCCCATTATCGGCAGGATCTGTATGGATTCAAGCGTCGTCAGGCTACACACTCGTTTACCAAGATCTGAAATTGTGACGCTCATTGGACGGCAACAGGATCAAGCCATCACAGCAGATGACCTTGCTCACATACTTGGAACCATCAATTATGAAATACCGTGCATGATTGGTGAACGAGTCCCTCGTGTGTACAAATAA
- a CDS encoding rhomboid family intramembrane serine protease, with the protein MPTVFVRYESFGQFIRLYPVVTFIVALNTLLFLPSLLAPTFYYFYIYGLGVGSNEALAAGQWWRLVTPIFLHGGIGHYVFNTFALIIFGPALERMVGPYKFFLAYLTAGIAGNLGTYFFQVSSHFYLGASGAIYGLLGIYFYMRFFRKDLIDPQSAQIVTTFLIIGAIYTLIVPRVSILGHLFGFVGGTVVAPLLFTGMRKYFTTLSSNQRSSHDNDVVSFDPQRWEKKRKLKKKLRVTFGVILGILVIIGLLSRFT; encoded by the coding sequence GTGCCGACTGTGTTTGTTAGATATGAAAGCTTTGGGCAATTCATTCGATTATATCCTGTTGTTACCTTTATTGTCGCGCTTAACACCTTACTATTTTTACCATCCCTGCTTGCGCCTACATTTTACTATTTCTACATATATGGCCTTGGGGTAGGCTCAAATGAAGCTCTGGCTGCCGGACAATGGTGGCGTTTGGTCACACCTATCTTTTTACATGGGGGCATCGGGCACTACGTCTTTAATACCTTCGCCTTGATCATTTTTGGTCCGGCTTTAGAGCGAATGGTGGGTCCGTATAAGTTTTTTTTAGCTTACCTTACTGCCGGTATCGCCGGTAACTTAGGAACGTATTTCTTTCAAGTGAGCAGTCATTTTTATCTTGGGGCTTCTGGTGCGATCTACGGTTTGCTAGGGATCTACTTTTATATGCGGTTTTTCCGTAAAGATCTGATTGACCCGCAGTCCGCGCAGATCGTCACGACTTTTTTGATCATAGGGGCAATTTATACCCTCATTGTCCCAAGGGTTAGTATATTGGGTCACTTGTTCGGGTTTGTCGGAGGAACTGTGGTTGCTCCCTTATTGTTCACTGGTATGAGGAAATATTTTACCACTCTTAGCTCAAACCAGCGTTCATCTCATGACAACGATGTGGTGAGCTTCGACCCCCAACGCTGGGAAAAGAAAAGAAAATTGAAAAAGAAATTGAGGGTGACATTTGGTGTCATTTTAGGTATATTGGTGATAATAGGTCTTTTGTCTCGATTTACTTAG
- a CDS encoding type II toxin-antitoxin system PemK/MazF family toxin — MIVKRGDVYFADLSPVVGSEQGGVRPVLVIQNDIGNRFSPTVIVAAITAQIQKAKLPTHVEINAEDYDFDRDSVILLEQIRTIDKQRLTDKITHLDETMMSKVDDALQISLGLIEF; from the coding sequence TTGATTGTCAAGCGTGGCGATGTTTATTTTGCGGACCTCTCACCTGTTGTAGGATCTGAACAAGGTGGCGTACGTCCTGTCTTAGTGATACAAAACGATATCGGCAATCGTTTTAGTCCTACAGTCATCGTCGCAGCCATTACCGCACAGATCCAAAAAGCAAAATTGCCTACTCATGTGGAGATTAACGCAGAGGATTATGACTTTGATCGGGACTCTGTTATTCTCCTAGAACAAATCAGAACCATAGATAAACAACGCTTAACGGATAAAATTACCCACTTAGATGAAACAATGATGTCCAAAGTAGACGATGCGTTGCAAATTAGCCTCGGTCTCATTGAATTCTAA